From a region of the Helicobacter hepaticus ATCC 51449 genome:
- a CDS encoding heavy metal translocating P-type ATPase, whose product MKQHILILKGIDCANCAQRIEDALNALPNTKEANIDFSTNMLYIYTDNLTKVIHTITHIEPQVSVLETSSSYISPLQEDTKHSHELLSISIFIAIFIFCMAALHIDSLYIPPIVAYILLSIVYIGSGIPIFSATWRNCKNKLFFDEHSLMLFATLAALCIGEISEAVAVMLFFRVGEFLESLAVQKSKRSINALLQIMPDIAHKKHNDTLQDLHPQELSVGDIIVIKVGEKIPTDGIVLKGKSYLDMRSINGESVPVSINEGQSIIAGAINTTAMLEVRVEKPFKDSHIAKIAKLTQEASANKAKTQKVITSFARIYTPIIFFLSLSLALIPPLFDEQWHEWVYRALVVMMISCPCALVIAVPLGYFAAIGQASAKGILFKGSTYLETLAQVKNIIFDKTGTLTLGTFEILSIVPNEGYTQQDLLEIASLAEQNSNHPIATCIKNHLNTMCHIESYEEISGKGVRLLSDKGEILAGNAALMQENHISFTPIHTPHTTIYVALKGTYVGHILIGDKIKEGIKDDLKMLKHYGIKHFAILSGDNQTNVDCLAKELGISHAYGNLLPAQKEQKLAEFMEQWQEKIAFVGDGINDAIVLRRSDVGISINTGETSNDISKESADIILQHNSLQGLVQAFKIAHHTRSITWQNISFALASKLVLIILSIMGIANMWLAVFGDVGIALLALLNAMRPPRSKN is encoded by the coding sequence ATGAAGCAGCATATTCTTATACTTAAAGGTATTGATTGCGCAAATTGTGCACAGCGCATAGAAGATGCACTCAATGCACTCCCAAATACAAAAGAAGCTAATATTGATTTTAGCACGAATATGCTTTATATCTATACAGATAATCTCACAAAAGTTATACACACTATCACACATATAGAACCACAAGTGAGCGTATTAGAAACATCTTCATCTTATATCTCTCCACTACAAGAAGATACAAAACATTCACACGAATTACTCTCTATAAGTATTTTTATAGCCATATTCATCTTTTGTATGGCTGCACTTCATATAGATTCTCTATATATTCCTCCCATTGTTGCTTATATTTTACTTAGTATAGTTTATATAGGTTCAGGAATACCTATATTTAGCGCAACTTGGAGAAATTGCAAAAATAAACTATTTTTTGATGAACACTCCCTTATGCTTTTTGCCACACTCGCAGCATTGTGTATTGGTGAGATAAGCGAAGCTGTAGCAGTTATGCTTTTTTTTCGTGTAGGTGAATTTTTAGAATCTCTTGCAGTGCAAAAATCTAAACGCTCTATCAATGCACTTTTGCAAATTATGCCTGATATAGCACACAAAAAGCATAATGACACTTTACAAGACTTGCACCCACAAGAATTGAGTGTAGGAGATATTATCGTTATTAAGGTAGGAGAAAAAATCCCCACTGATGGCATAGTGCTTAAAGGAAAAAGTTATTTAGATATGCGCTCAATTAATGGAGAGAGCGTGCCTGTGAGTATAAATGAGGGGCAAAGTATTATCGCAGGAGCAATCAATACAACTGCTATGCTTGAAGTGCGCGTAGAAAAACCCTTTAAAGATTCTCATATTGCTAAAATTGCCAAGCTTACACAGGAAGCAAGCGCAAATAAAGCCAAAACGCAAAAAGTAATTACTTCTTTTGCTCGTATTTATACGCCTATTATTTTTTTTCTTTCTCTAAGTCTCGCTCTTATCCCACCTCTTTTTGATGAACAATGGCACGAATGGGTTTATCGCGCACTTGTAGTAATGATGATAAGCTGTCCTTGTGCACTTGTTATTGCTGTGCCTTTGGGATACTTCGCTGCCATTGGGCAAGCAAGTGCCAAAGGGATTTTATTTAAAGGCTCAACTTACCTTGAAACCCTTGCTCAAGTAAAAAATATTATCTTTGATAAAACAGGAACGCTTACGCTTGGCACATTTGAAATTCTTAGTATTGTGCCAAATGAAGGCTACACGCAGCAAGACTTACTTGAAATTGCTTCATTAGCAGAACAAAACTCAAATCACCCAATAGCTACTTGTATCAAAAATCACCTTAACACAATGTGCCATATAGAATCTTATGAGGAAATAAGTGGTAAGGGTGTGCGACTTTTGAGTGATAAAGGCGAGATTCTCGCAGGAAATGCTGCGCTTATGCAGGAAAATCATATCTCCTTTACACCTATACATACACCCCATACAACCATATATGTCGCACTTAAAGGAACTTATGTGGGGCATATCCTTATCGGAGATAAAATTAAAGAGGGAATAAAAGATGATTTAAAAATGCTCAAACACTATGGTATAAAACATTTCGCAATTCTTAGTGGAGATAATCAAACCAATGTAGATTGCCTTGCTAAAGAGCTAGGTATATCTCACGCTTATGGGAATCTTTTACCCGCACAAAAAGAACAAAAACTAGCTGAATTTATGGAACAATGGCAGGAAAAAATTGCATTTGTGGGTGATGGCATTAATGATGCAATAGTGCTTAGACGCAGTGATGTGGGCATAAGTATCAATACCGGAGAAACTAGTAATGATATTAGCAAAGAAAGTGCGGATATCATTTTACAACATAATTCGCTTCAAGGGCTTGTGCAAGCATTTAAAATCGCTCATCATACACGCTCTATTACTTGGCAAAATATTAGCTTTGCACTAGCAAGCAAACTCGTGCTGATTATTTTGAGTATAATGGGCATAGCAAATATGTGGCTTGCTGTATTTGGTGATGTCGGCATAGCACTTTTAGCACTTTTGAATGCTATGCGCCCTCCACGCTCTAAAAATTAA
- a CDS encoding redoxin domain-containing protein, translating into MKIAQILNTRHITHLLIGFLLVATLGACSDEGDRDKDVFGFEGNKDEILSIEVTNTQNESLRFKTNQTQSIFKSETQRPTLLFFISKDCIECQNELLHILDLYNKYQEFISIIAISPKEDIAHLQQEIDALNPQFKLYAPTDNKNLLNFLNKDDKQSYIALYDIQGEKVIDYVGLVPEEMIELDIRYQIQDQLDAKAQSEMQNLTPEEQEDMDNTADTLSPNIPAQEAQ; encoded by the coding sequence ATGAAAATAGCACAGATTCTCAATACTCGGCATATTACACATCTACTTATAGGGTTTTTATTGGTTGCGACATTAGGAGCGTGTAGCGATGAAGGCGATAGAGATAAAGATGTTTTTGGTTTTGAGGGAAACAAAGATGAGATTTTAAGCATTGAAGTTACAAACACTCAAAATGAATCTTTGCGCTTTAAGACAAATCAAACTCAAAGTATCTTTAAAAGCGAAACACAACGTCCTACTTTACTCTTTTTTATTTCTAAAGATTGTATTGAGTGCCAAAATGAATTGCTCCATATTTTAGATTTATATAATAAATATCAAGAATTTATCTCTATTATCGCTATTAGCCCAAAAGAGGATATTGCACATCTTCAACAAGAAATTGATGCCCTCAATCCACAATTTAAGCTTTATGCGCCAACAGATAATAAGAATCTGCTTAATTTTCTTAATAAAGATGACAAACAAAGCTATATTGCACTCTATGATATACAAGGGGAAAAAGTTATTGATTATGTAGGACTTGTGCCAGAAGAGATGATAGAGCTTGATATACGCTATCAGATTCAAGACCAGCTTGATGCAAAAGCTCAAAGCGAAATGCAAAATCTTACCCCAGAAGAACAAGAAGATATGGACAACACAGCTGATACTCTTAGCCCAAATATCCCAGCACAAGAAGCTCAATGA
- the rny gene encoding ribonuclease Y — MGVWYAIGSIIFGLLVGVSVYLISRKIFHSNSQIIIEQAKAKAKAIEYEAQNILQKHHMQIKEEQMRLKQEYEQECATLHKNYESRLAKLDKEESNRYQQLNNQKQEVEKEKQEIAELKVRLLRSQGEQDKLKQEYQHIKKEMLDVLSKYAQMTREEATNILLSHLEEELIEEKAFLIRRYEKQAYDEAKKQANFVLAQATTRYAGDFATERLVNVINLPNDELKGRIIGKEGRNIKTLETISGVDVIVDDTPGSIILSSFNLYRRAIATKTIEKLVEDGRIQPSRIEEVYERVKDEMDEQMRQDGENIVLDMELGYMHPELKFLLGKMRYRASFGQNALGHSIEVANLAAIIAGELGGDEKLARRAGILHDIGKALTQELGGSHVDLGVEVCTCYKEHPVVINAIKAHHGYEEIQSIECAAVCAADTLSAARPGARREALENFLKRMQDIERIAMDKIGVKQAYAINAGREVRVIARADLVSDGQSVILAREIAKEIESTLQYPGEIKVSVIRETRAVEFAR; from the coding sequence ATGGGAGTATGGTATGCAATAGGAAGCATAATCTTTGGGTTATTAGTCGGCGTGAGTGTATATCTCATCAGTAGAAAGATATTTCATTCTAATTCTCAAATAATTATTGAGCAAGCCAAAGCGAAAGCTAAAGCGATTGAATATGAAGCGCAGAATATACTTCAAAAACATCATATGCAGATAAAAGAGGAGCAAATGCGCTTAAAGCAAGAATATGAGCAAGAGTGTGCAACATTGCACAAAAATTATGAATCTCGTCTTGCTAAACTTGATAAAGAAGAAAGTAATCGTTATCAGCAGCTTAATAATCAAAAACAAGAAGTAGAAAAAGAAAAGCAAGAGATTGCCGAGCTTAAAGTGCGTCTTTTGCGTTCTCAAGGAGAGCAAGACAAGCTCAAGCAAGAATATCAACATATCAAAAAAGAGATGCTTGATGTTCTTTCAAAATATGCTCAAATGACAAGAGAGGAAGCCACAAATATTTTGCTTTCTCATCTTGAAGAGGAGCTTATTGAAGAGAAAGCATTTCTTATTCGGCGTTATGAAAAGCAAGCGTATGATGAAGCCAAAAAACAAGCAAATTTCGTTCTAGCTCAAGCTACTACGCGTTATGCAGGGGATTTTGCTACTGAGCGATTGGTAAATGTAATTAATCTACCTAATGATGAACTCAAAGGTCGTATTATTGGCAAAGAGGGGCGTAATATTAAGACTTTAGAGACAATTAGTGGTGTTGATGTCATTGTTGATGATACGCCCGGTAGCATTATTTTAAGCAGTTTTAATCTCTATCGCCGTGCTATTGCGACAAAGACAATAGAGAAACTTGTTGAAGATGGTCGCATTCAGCCCTCACGCATTGAAGAAGTCTATGAGCGCGTAAAAGATGAGATGGACGAGCAAATGCGCCAAGATGGTGAAAATATCGTGCTTGATATGGAACTTGGTTATATGCACCCAGAGTTGAAATTTTTGCTTGGTAAAATGCGCTATCGTGCATCATTTGGGCAAAATGCACTTGGGCATTCCATTGAGGTGGCTAATCTCGCAGCGATTATTGCAGGAGAGCTTGGAGGTGATGAAAAACTTGCGCGTAGAGCAGGAATTTTGCACGATATTGGTAAAGCTCTCACACAAGAGTTAGGAGGTAGTCACGTAGATTTGGGTGTGGAAGTTTGCACTTGCTATAAGGAACACCCCGTGGTTATTAATGCAATCAAAGCTCATCACGGCTATGAGGAGATTCAAAGCATTGAATGTGCAGCAGTGTGTGCAGCAGATACCCTCTCAGCTGCTCGTCCGGGTGCCAGGAGAGAAGCGTTAGAGAATTTCTTAAAACGTATGCAAGATATTGAACGCATAGCTATGGATAAAATTGGTGTAAAACAAGCGTATGCAATTAATGCTGGACGCGAAGTTCGTGTGATTGCTCGTGCAGATTTAGTAAGCGATGGGCAAAGCGTTATTCTTGCGCGAGAAATTGCCAAAGAGATAGAATCTACTTTGCAATATCCCGGAGAAATTAAAGTGAGTGTCATACGAGAAACAAGAGCGGTTGAATTTGCACGATAG
- a CDS encoding 5-formyltetrahydrofolate cyclo-ligase, translated as MRICAIFILFYSPFLSFGVSLYPKKGLTITKQDFRLSAKARLNQRSIYGYFADKSLNRFLLTYLQAKSVRNILVYMPFGNEVDIFPLICKLRKKKYRVFVPFIQELSFKMIPLRMPFHKNKYGIYESNNSTFKLIKVDAVIIPVLGIDKHFRRIGFGRGMYDRFMSHLKGKVHTIFVARSPNYAASVITEHYDVQGDCFFTPSALCIRKHNGSMVCNRKHNLWVISRRECISHQ; from the coding sequence TTGAGAATCTGTGCTATTTTCATACTATTTTACTCTCCATTTTTATCTTTTGGGGTATCATTATACCCAAAAAAAGGATTAACAATTACCAAACAAGACTTTAGATTAAGTGCAAAGGCACGATTAAATCAACGCTCTATTTATGGATATTTCGCGGATAAATCTTTGAATAGATTTCTTTTGACTTACCTGCAAGCAAAAAGTGTTCGCAATATCCTCGTATATATGCCCTTTGGCAATGAAGTAGATATTTTTCCTCTTATTTGCAAACTTCGCAAAAAAAAATATCGTGTTTTTGTTCCTTTTATACAAGAACTTAGCTTTAAAATGATACCATTACGAATGCCGTTTCATAAAAATAAATACGGCATTTATGAGTCAAATAATTCTACATTTAAATTAATAAAAGTTGATGCAGTGATTATCCCTGTTTTGGGCATTGACAAGCATTTTAGACGAATAGGTTTTGGGAGGGGTATGTATGATAGGTTTATGTCCCATCTTAAAGGCAAAGTTCATACTATTTTTGTAGCAAGAAGTCCAAACTACGCTGCAAGCGTTATTACAGAGCACTATGATGTGCAGGGGGATTGTTTTTTTACACCATCAGCTTTATGTATAAGGAAGCACAATGGGAGTATGGTATGCAATAGGAAGCATAATCTTTGGGTTATTAGTCGGCGTGAGTGTATATCTCATCAGTAG
- a CDS encoding MarR family winged helix-turn-helix transcriptional regulator, translated as MDTQHFIGHQVGETARYLQMFFINELKTYQLSFEQGIILLMVSENPHTCISQIAKGLNKNKATISREVNSLVKKGFCIKNQTSHNQRTLSLTLTASGKKAVSYMKEKIKKTEELLRAQCSQEEIDICFDILHRIRLTLQSSFKKQKLTGGGADSIST; from the coding sequence ATGGACACACAACACTTTATCGGTCATCAAGTTGGAGAGACTGCACGATACTTACAAATGTTTTTTATTAATGAACTTAAAACTTACCAACTTAGTTTTGAACAAGGAATAATTCTCCTTATGGTTTCAGAAAATCCACATACTTGTATTAGCCAAATTGCCAAAGGATTAAACAAAAATAAAGCAACTATTTCTCGCGAAGTCAATTCTCTTGTTAAAAAAGGATTCTGTATAAAAAATCAAACATCTCATAACCAACGCACTCTATCCCTTACTCTTACTGCAAGCGGCAAGAAAGCTGTTTCATATATGAAAGAAAAAATCAAAAAAACAGAAGAACTTCTCCGAGCACAATGCTCTCAAGAAGAAATTGATATTTGTTTTGACATACTGCATCGCATTCGTCTCACACTTCAATCAAGCTTTAAAAAACAAAAATTAACGGGGGGGGGGGCAGATTCTATTTCTACATAA
- a CDS encoding flagellar FLiS export co-chaperone, whose protein sequence is MQDILSTLQRHINAQFTDEMGQPMSAQSARAIHRFSEDIKGANEFIGALQSASIALKKLLKLAQSVDIQSQDIQIAQVKSAMQEIINNTSFMGVKLFDTQLHTHLNTKTYTITIDNPMSLCESTSHTPSCANTPMDSFISYVEEKTNEITQMLLDLSEALIEPTNPKQENGYNFEEFNPQAFTQMFKGR, encoded by the coding sequence ATGCAAGATATTTTATCTACTCTGCAGAGACATATAAACGCACAATTTACTGATGAAATGGGACAACCTATGTCTGCCCAAAGTGCGAGAGCTATCCATAGATTCAGTGAGGATATTAAAGGTGCAAATGAATTTATAGGTGCGCTCCAAAGTGCCTCTATTGCTCTTAAAAAGCTCCTCAAGCTTGCTCAAAGTGTAGATATTCAAAGTCAAGATATACAAATTGCTCAAGTTAAAAGTGCTATGCAGGAAATTATAAATAATACTTCATTTATGGGTGTTAAACTTTTTGATACGCAGCTACATACGCATTTAAATACAAAAACTTATACTATCACGATTGATAATCCTATGTCGCTTTGTGAAAGTACATCACATACACCATCTTGCGCAAACACCCCTATGGATTCGTTTATCTCTTATGTAGAGGAAAAAACAAATGAAATCACTCAAATGCTCCTTGATTTAAGCGAAGCTCTGATAGAACCTACAAATCCTAAGCAAGAGAATGGTTATAATTTTGAGGAGTTTAATCCGCAAGCATTTACTCAAATGTTTAAAGGAAGATAA
- the gltX gene encoding glutamate--tRNA ligase: MLRFAPSPTGDMHIGNLRAAIFNYIIAKQQNQKFLIRIEDTDIARNIVDKDKEILNLLNLFGLLWDNLVYQSSNFERHRQLAQHLISKDLAFYCYCSKEFLESKRLEAKEQKKPFRYDPSWAEIEKSSNTKPVVRIRGASEAISFEDAIKGTLRFEAHEIDSFVILKEDGIPTYNFACAIDDMLYDISFIVRGEDHVSNTPRQILIHRALGYDKVLGYAHLPIILGESGSKMSKRDNASSVAWLLEEGFLPQAIMNYLISMGNHTPTEVFKLQDAYNWFDIKNIAKSPVKFDIKRLRFLNREHLKMLNEQEFALLLDSKDSSIGALGKLHLQEASTLNEIRSKIERIFSPKCIAQNEEGENFENECKILYDILHQMIESYDESLNDYDTFKNALMAKSSLKGKKFFKPLRILLTGQTQGLELSEIYPYLRFFLRDIVRLSK, from the coding sequence ATGCTACGTTTTGCTCCATCTCCTACGGGTGATATGCACATTGGGAATCTAAGAGCTGCCATTTTTAATTACATCATAGCCAAGCAGCAAAATCAAAAATTTTTAATTCGTATTGAGGATACAGATATTGCGCGTAATATTGTAGATAAAGACAAAGAGATTCTTAATTTACTCAATCTTTTTGGTTTATTATGGGATAATCTTGTTTATCAAAGTAGCAATTTTGAACGTCATCGTCAGCTTGCACAGCATCTTATCTCAAAGGATTTGGCTTTTTATTGTTATTGTTCTAAAGAGTTTTTAGAATCCAAACGACTTGAGGCAAAAGAACAAAAAAAACCTTTTCGTTATGATCCTTCTTGGGCAGAAATTGAAAAATCAAGTAACACTAAGCCTGTGGTGCGTATTCGAGGAGCAAGTGAGGCTATTAGTTTTGAAGATGCCATCAAAGGCACATTGCGTTTTGAGGCACACGAAATAGATAGTTTTGTAATTTTAAAAGAAGATGGTATTCCTACATACAATTTTGCCTGCGCAATTGATGATATGCTCTATGATATAAGTTTTATTGTGCGTGGCGAAGACCACGTAAGTAACACACCTCGTCAGATTCTTATTCATCGTGCTTTAGGTTATGATAAGGTATTAGGATACGCGCATTTGCCTATTATACTTGGAGAGAGTGGGAGTAAAATGAGCAAACGCGATAATGCTTCATCAGTAGCTTGGTTACTTGAAGAGGGGTTTTTACCTCAAGCTATTATGAATTATCTTATTTCAATGGGAAATCACACACCTACAGAAGTATTTAAACTTCAAGACGCTTATAATTGGTTTGATATTAAAAATATTGCCAAATCGCCTGTAAAATTTGATATTAAAAGACTTCGTTTTTTGAATAGAGAGCATCTCAAAATGCTCAATGAACAAGAATTTGCTCTTTTGCTTGATAGCAAAGATAGCTCCATAGGCGCACTTGGAAAACTACATTTGCAAGAGGCAAGCACTTTAAATGAGATTCGCTCTAAAATAGAACGTATTTTTAGCCCAAAATGTATTGCCCAAAATGAAGAGGGTGAAAATTTTGAAAATGAGTGTAAAATTCTCTATGATATTTTGCATCAAATGATAGAATCTTATGATGAATCTTTAAATGACTATGACACATTTAAAAATGCACTTATGGCAAAAAGCTCTCTTAAGGGTAAAAAGTTTTTTAAACCTTTACGGATACTTCTTACGGGGCAAACTCAAGGTTTAGAGTTGAGTGAAATCTATCCATATTTGCGCTTTTTCTTGCGTGATATTGTGCGTTTAAGCAAGTAA
- a CDS encoding SLC13 family permease has translation MPKQERFIKIVIGMVVALVLGLIAAALARFYLEASFKVSALLGIIALLVTLWTNKALPLGVVSLLPIILFPSFGILDTKSATQNYANPIIYLFLGGFMLATATEKIGLHRVIAKKFLGLFPSTPKGVISALGLASVVLGTALSNSTTAILLLPIALSITQDYFLKMRFLLAVAFGASISGITTPIGSPPNLIFLGFLERLGFDGISFTTWIFIMAPLTCLMLYAMIYILSRNTNEYHLEINVFADVEVSSAHKRLLFFIVALLVLLFINSPIKPFYNGLGLNENIILLAFGLLMFVPKIGFLDWDDSKSIPYELIFLFGAGFCIATAFSQSELSSAFEGFFAQFSGLPFIIFLFLACICALIATGFLNTTALIAILLPIVYTATQSFLVSNEATITMLALTICASFSFMIPISTPPNAIVFSQGNIKAWDMVRFGFLLSLVGLVAVPIFAFIYWRWFLG, from the coding sequence ATGCCAAAGCAAGAGCGTTTTATTAAAATAGTCATCGGTATGGTAGTAGCTCTTGTGCTTGGTTTAATAGCTGCAGCATTAGCAAGATTCTATCTTGAAGCATCTTTTAAGGTTTCAGCGCTTCTTGGCATTATTGCCTTGCTTGTTACGCTTTGGACAAACAAAGCTTTACCCTTAGGGGTCGTTTCGCTTTTGCCCATCATTCTTTTTCCAAGTTTTGGGATTTTAGATACTAAAAGTGCCACACAAAATTATGCAAATCCTATTATTTATCTATTTTTGGGCGGTTTTATGTTGGCGACTGCGACGGAAAAAATTGGTTTACATCGTGTTATAGCTAAAAAATTCTTAGGGCTTTTTCCAAGCACTCCAAAAGGTGTAATATCTGCGCTTGGATTAGCTTCTGTGGTTTTAGGCACAGCACTTTCAAATTCTACAACTGCTATTTTACTCCTGCCTATCGCACTCTCAATCACGCAAGATTATTTTTTAAAAATGCGTTTTTTACTTGCAGTTGCTTTTGGTGCAAGCATTAGTGGTATTACTACACCTATTGGTTCTCCACCTAATTTGATATTTTTAGGATTCTTGGAACGTTTGGGTTTTGATGGTATAAGCTTTACCACTTGGATTTTTATAATGGCACCATTAACTTGCCTTATGCTTTATGCAATGATTTATATCCTTTCGCGCAATACGAATGAATATCATTTAGAAATAAATGTTTTTGCTGATGTAGAAGTGAGCTCTGCACATAAACGTCTCCTCTTTTTTATTGTTGCACTCCTTGTGCTTCTTTTTATTAATTCTCCTATTAAACCTTTTTATAATGGCTTAGGCTTGAATGAAAATATTATTTTGCTTGCCTTTGGACTTTTAATGTTTGTGCCAAAAATTGGTTTTTTAGATTGGGATGATTCTAAATCAATCCCCTATGAGCTTATATTTTTATTTGGCGCAGGGTTTTGTATTGCTACTGCTTTTTCTCAATCTGAACTTAGTAGTGCCTTTGAAGGATTTTTTGCACAATTTTCGGGATTGCCTTTTATCATATTTTTATTTTTAGCTTGTATATGTGCGCTTATTGCCACAGGTTTTTTAAATACTACTGCACTCATTGCAATTTTGCTCCCTATTGTTTATACTGCTACGCAGTCATTTTTAGTTAGCAATGAAGCCACAATTACAATGCTTGCTCTTACTATTTGTGCAAGTTTTTCTTTTATGATACCCATATCTACGCCACCTAATGCTATCGTTTTCTCTCAAGGCAATATTAAAGCGTGGGATATGGTAAGATTTGGTTTTTTATTAAGCCTTGTAGGGCTTGTAGCTGTCCCAATTTTTGCTTTTATCTACTGGCGATGGTTTTTGGGGTAG
- a CDS encoding lytic transglycosylase domain-containing protein — protein sequence MRVFVLLFLCCVLSYAHTEITLDFLKSKPKGLARDFYIWQFLSDEQTSLKDALKAYELIFRRTSKLDSLMSAKGKVSELPRNLYCQRLSFDKLKTQDLSCIKAGLNLANIPSMPQKNKDFLLKKFQNDPAFRKRIEILINPNILTGMLNSDAQTFASIYRALRANQRTQILNQDIKPQALKKLADENNTAFNNMLQSIIITQDKSYDKFKKSLIGANITGADSYTLFMLGLNEILHQKPKAALEYFKRSYSNATTPMQKNRSLFWQYRLSNDNKVLETLGASTNVDLYTIYAHQKLGVEPSYQVVTHLENLSPKKPKFDIKDPFQWQLLKENLAQIKSDKDLKELSKHFAYEDTSAHFAYMLNQLNRFKIHYFITPFSNKIKWKNDHEKAFTYAVAKQESILLPALVSTSYALGMMQIMPFNVQPFAKSLKRDNISLEDMFDPVTALEFGTFYLNDLSREFKHPLFVSYAYNGGPGFLRRTLKSKTLFLKKRDYEPWLSMELIPYKESRDYGLRVLANYIVYQASFGNNINLENYLKQTLVN from the coding sequence ATGAGAGTATTTGTATTATTGTTTTTGTGCTGTGTTTTAAGTTATGCACATACAGAAATTACGCTTGATTTTTTAAAATCTAAACCTAAGGGCTTGGCAAGAGATTTTTATATTTGGCAATTTCTCTCTGATGAGCAAACGAGCCTTAAAGATGCACTTAAAGCTTATGAACTTATTTTTCGTAGAACTTCAAAGCTAGATAGTCTTATGAGTGCTAAGGGAAAAGTAAGTGAGCTTCCACGTAATCTTTATTGTCAGCGTTTGAGTTTTGATAAGCTTAAAACTCAAGATCTTTCCTGCATTAAAGCTGGATTAAACCTTGCTAATATTCCTTCTATGCCACAAAAAAACAAAGATTTTTTACTCAAAAAATTTCAAAATGACCCAGCTTTTAGAAAACGCATTGAGATTTTAATCAATCCTAATATTCTTACGGGTATGCTCAATAGTGATGCGCAAACTTTTGCTAGCATTTATCGTGCATTAAGGGCAAATCAGCGCACACAGATTCTTAATCAAGATATTAAGCCACAAGCACTTAAAAAGCTTGCTGATGAAAATAATACAGCTTTTAATAATATGCTTCAAAGCATTATTATTACACAGGATAAAAGCTATGATAAGTTTAAAAAGTCCCTTATAGGAGCAAATATCACAGGAGCAGATTCTTATACGCTTTTTATGTTAGGACTAAATGAAATTTTACACCAAAAGCCAAAAGCAGCACTTGAATACTTTAAACGTTCATATTCAAATGCTACAACACCTATGCAGAAAAATCGTTCATTATTTTGGCAATATCGTTTGAGTAATGATAATAAAGTGCTTGAAACTCTTGGGGCAAGCACAAATGTAGATTTATATACGATTTATGCACATCAAAAACTCGGCGTTGAGCCAAGTTATCAAGTCGTTACACATTTAGAGAATCTCTCGCCTAAAAAACCCAAATTTGATATTAAAGACCCTTTTCAATGGCAGCTTTTAAAAGAAAATCTTGCTCAAATTAAAAGCGATAAAGATTTAAAAGAATTAAGTAAGCATTTTGCCTATGAGGATACAAGCGCACATTTTGCTTATATGCTTAATCAGCTTAATAGATTTAAAATTCATTATTTTATTACTCCCTTTAGCAATAAAATCAAGTGGAAAAATGACCACGAAAAAGCCTTTACTTATGCTGTTGCTAAGCAAGAAAGCATACTTTTACCAGCCCTTGTTTCAACTTCGTATGCGCTTGGTATGATGCAGATTATGCCCTTTAATGTGCAGCCTTTTGCCAAAAGTTTAAAACGTGATAATATCAGCTTAGAAGATATGTTTGACCCCGTTACTGCACTTGAATTTGGAACATTTTATCTTAATGATTTATCACGTGAATTTAAACACCCACTTTTTGTTTCTTATGCCTATAATGGTGGTCCAGGATTTTTACGTCGCACACTTAAGAGTAAAACTCTTTTTTTGAAAAAACGTGATTATGAGCCGTGGCTTTCTATGGAGCTTATTCCTTATAAAGAATCTCGTGATTATGGACTTAGAGTATTGGCAAATTATATTGTTTATCAAGCAAGCTTTGGGAATAATATCAATCTTGAAAATTATTTAAAACAAACACTTGTAAATTAA
- a CDS encoding YggT family protein, with product MVLGTFLSAVATIVSMLINLYVWIIVIAALISWVRPDPFNPIVQVLNRLTQPFYAKIRSIIPTTINGIDFSPLIAAVVLKFIDLSLVQILMQYAARLSI from the coding sequence ATGGTTTTAGGCACATTTTTAAGCGCAGTAGCTACGATTGTGAGTATGCTGATAAATCTCTATGTGTGGATTATTGTCATTGCTGCACTTATAAGTTGGGTGCGTCCTGACCCTTTTAACCCTATTGTGCAAGTGCTTAACCGCCTTACCCAACCATTTTATGCAAAAATACGTTCAATCATACCAACAACTATTAATGGTATAGATTTTTCTCCCTTAATTGCGGCAGTAGTGCTTAAATTTATTGATTTATCTCTCGTGCAGATTCTTATGCAATATGCAGCAAGACTTAGTATCTAG